In Desulfobotulus mexicanus, the following are encoded in one genomic region:
- the tssE gene encoding type VI secretion system baseplate subunit TssE, with protein sequence MALFRKFSRAPGSLSEEQQEIKDIVEHLNAILNTKKHYGSPLGNLGMEDLSHYRSKAAIGNIIMEEIRYNIENFEPRLEIVSIEHLEKETPMHLFFRLSCRLLGRSQEMEVVFDSASSFFRLNQAGR encoded by the coding sequence ATGGCATTGTTCAGAAAGTTTTCACGGGCTCCGGGCAGCCTGAGTGAGGAACAGCAGGAGATCAAAGATATTGTAGAACATCTGAATGCCATCCTGAATACCAAAAAACACTATGGATCTCCCCTTGGGAATCTGGGTATGGAAGATTTGAGTCATTATCGGTCAAAGGCTGCCATAGGCAACATCATTATGGAAGAAATCAGGTATAATATAGAAAACTTTGAACCAAGGCTTGAGATTGTAAGCATAGAGCATCTGGAAAAAGAAACTCCCATGCACCTTTTTTTCCGCCTTAGTTGCAGACTCCTTGGAAGGTCCCAGGAGATGGAAGTGGTATTTGATTCCGCAAGCAGTTTTTTCAGGCTGAATCAGGCAGGCAGATAA